The sequence below is a genomic window from Chaetodon trifascialis isolate fChaTrf1 chromosome 18, fChaTrf1.hap1, whole genome shotgun sequence.
AACTCAAGCGAGGAAAGATCCCACTCGGCCGCCGTGGTGGAGCCAGTGATTTCAGAGTTTCACCTTACCGTGGTCTGTGATCCGCGTGTGGCTGAGATTAAGTTTAACAAGCTGATTGCAGTGAATCAGACCTCTCCTCACTACTGTGTCTCCCACTCGAGTGCAGGCTAACCCCAACACCTAAAAGACACCAGAAAAACACTGTTAACATCAGCAAAGTACAATGCATAGAAATGAGATAAATTCAGATAACATACTCATGCTGAAACCTTTGCTCAACAATGCAGGTGTGCATGGAGGCTGTTTTTATAAGTCAGACTAATTAACCTGTCGCCTATAAATggtagaattttttttttttttttaattaatgatcTATCAAATCATCTTTATAAATAACAAAATAGTATATTGCAAGAGAGATGATTACAGTAAGATTTCTTACATAACTTTTAACCCCCTGGCCACCCCCTTTCCCAGCCCCACACTTAAGTCCGGCTTATTATGAAAGAGGGTAAGGACCATTTTTAACCCTGAGTTAATGAGGACTGCACTGCAGCAGCGTTTGATCTGAGCTAGGAACAATCCCACCAAGTGTGTAATCCCACAGTCTTTAAGAAATACAGTGTACAGTTCTGAAACGGACGTATCCTGTGTAATCCTTGAACAGTAGATCAGTGTGAAGTAAGATGTTTAttataaaactgttaaaattACAAACCACCACActattatttttcttccatttcttaGTTTGCCAGGCAACTGACAGATGGACAAATCCACAAACGTCACCAGCAAACTTACCTGGAGGTGCGGCAGACAGGTGATGAGTTCGGCCACTCCTCGGCTGCTGACTGCCGTCCGGTCCAAACagagctcctgcagctcctgcaggccACGCAGGGAGGGCAGCCCTGCATCTGTCACCTGAGTGTTGCTGAGCAACAGCTTCTTCAGCCTACACAAAGAATACACAGTATTCTGTCATTATCCTGGCTGTATTTATACTGGAACGACCGCATGTGTTGTACAGCCCAATAGAACGGCTGAATGACCTGTTCATGGTGGAGAGCTGGCTGACTCCCTGGTCTGTGACTTGTGTGTAGTCTGTCAGGTCCAGCtctgagagcagagacagcctggagaggaaagacagcccactgtctgtcacagagtggcGTCCAGGGAGTGTCAGCTGGGTCAACCTTAGACCTGGGAGGGAAGCAGAAACCTCTCGTAAGAGTCCGATTCACCACAGACTCTGACCTTTTGTGCGCCTCCGCCTGCTCATGAAGGTGTGAAGGTTCCGCTCTGTTTACAAACCTGAGATGATCTGCAGGGCTTGATTGCCATCCGCCACAGGGATTCCTGCCAAACTGAGGGAAGACAGGGCCGGGTGGGAGGCGAGGTGCTCCAGTGAGCTTTCAGTCACACCGGTCCCATCCAGGTTGAGAGTCTGCAGGCTGGACAGCTCTGCCAAAGCTGACACATCCCTGACCTGGTAGAACAAGACCCATCAAGACAAAGAAATGCCAAAAGACAAAAGTGAAATGAGAATTTTTTTAAGGCCGGCTGCTCTGTGAGCTAAGATGCCAGACGTGCCATTACAGCCAGTGTACCTTCGTCTGCTTGATGCTGAGGAGCCGCAGTTGTGGCACACAGGTGGGCAGGACCACCAGTGTGGCTTCGGTCACAGCCGTCTGGTTCAGGCCGAGCTGAGAGAGGCAGGACGGAGCCGACTGAAGATACAGCACCATCCCAGCATCAGTCACTTTGGTCTGGTCCAGGGACAGGAAACACAGGTTCTTTAAACCTTgtagagacagaaaggaaaataaCATGTTGATATGTGGCAAAAATCATTCACGCTACATTCAAGTGCTCAGCACAAAGGAGCTTATGTTGCACTCTGGCTCTTGCACGTAATGCATTTACGTGCCTGTCGAGTAACTGTTCATTAGACGGTTTGCAGGAAGCCTGACCTGTGATATGCTGCAGACAGGAGTCAGTCAGTTTGCTACAGGAGGCCAGGTTGAGGTACTGGAGTTTGACCAGGCTGGACAGGATTGACAGCCCAGAGTCTGGACAAAGCGAGTTTCggagattaaaaaagaaatagcacagacactgagcaaacacatgcaaaactgATATCTGAAAACCTCAAAACTCCATCCTGAGATAAGAATCAGTACCCGTGATGAGAGGTGAGTTGACCAGACTCAGATGCTTCAGTGCTGCAAAGGCGCGTAGCTGCCGCAGGAGCTCATTGGTGGAGTAAGGGTAGCAGTTCAGGACAAACTTCTGCAACGGGCAGCCGAAGAAGAGCTCCAGAGTGCGTGGACGTAGGAGCCTCTCGCGGGACATATGGTTGAGCAGAAGCTCCGCAAGCTCCGGGGTGAGGCAtgccaggctgctgctgtactGCATGCTGGGAGCTAAGAGGGCAAAGGCAGAGCGGCAACAGTGAGTAAACAACGCAATGAGACACATTTCCTGGAGTCTTACAGCTGACAATTCCACATCGTCTCTCACCGGTCATGAGGTGGACAGTTGCGCGGGTGGCCAAGGCACATAGGGACGGCACGCTGGGTGTCCTAAAGGGTCTTTTAGGGGGTGACGGTTGTCCCTGGGAGGCGCGGGGGTCCTCTTGCTGTGCGGCTCTATGAAGACGCTCCACTGCAGCCAGACCTGCAGCTACAGGGGCCACCCGACCTCCCACGTCCTCAGGCTCAGCTGGAACCTCTTCCGGAGCCTCCCTGGAACACAAAATTTGTACCAGATTTTAACATTACAATTATGGCTGCAACTAgcaattacaattaattacaacaaaaaatgcCCGTCGCAGTTTTCAAATTCTTTCTAAGTAGCTGCAAAGCACTTAGAAATCATGTGGAAAATATCACAACTGTAATATAATAGTTGTATCAATTTCCATGCATTCCAGTTCTTACATTGTGTTGGTGCCATTGTGTCTAGACACTCACCTGAGTCGATTGCCTTGCTCTGGCCAGTGGTGCCTGGGCTCAAATTCTCCTCTGAACCTATTCTCCGGAAAGAAAGGCAGCCTCGGCATCCCTGCGAAAATTACACAAGTGTAATCCATAAGGAGATTCTAATATCACCAGGATGAAAGTCAAAGCAGTCGCTCATGTCAAAACCAGCCCATATATGTACAGTTTAAGTCAATTCTTGAGCATTTGTCTAGTCCTGCTGTcttggaatgaaaaaaaaaaaaagttgcatttttTCATCTCACACCTCTAATCAACATCTTCTCCTCTCAATCTTTGACTCTTCTCTCACTAGCTTCAACTGGGATTGAGCTCTTCTCGCTCTCTGGTACACATTCACAATACTATATGACAACCACATGTTTTGAAAGCTTGAATATGATTGGCTGACCGGCCGTAATCTCTCTGGGAACTCAGTTCTCGCTGCTGGGGCTCAGTGGTTCTGacctgtgtactgtatgtttgacAGAAAGGGGCATTCACCTCCATGTTTCCTAATCCTAATCTTTCTTCCATACGACACACATTACTGGGGCAGTAGGTCTAATGTTCTGTATAAAGGAAAAGTTGCGCAACATACAGAATGAAAGCAAAATTTAGGTCAAAGGGGGGATGAGGTGTCTGCAGTAAAACCCGGACACAGGGAGCAGTACCGCTCAGCATGTGAGGtggctcttcctctccttcttgcTCATCATCGATGTCTATGccagcagcttcctctgcaTCACCAGGAACCAGCCTCTGGCCTCGTCCTGTTGAGCAGCACCAGGAATGTCATCGGCTGATTAAACAgctatttaaataaagtttaaataaagttcAACATTCTGGGTTGTTGACATAATCAAACCCACAGAGCTGCAATGTGGAAGGAGCTATTACAGGAGTAAAAGGTTCCATTTCGGCAAGAAACATCCTACGTTGAGTGGCATTGTGGaaaccattaaaacaaatgagaaatggGAATATGGGAattcaaaacagcagcagctctttccACTTTGCAACTCTAGGAATAATCTTTGTAGGCTGCTCCTGTAATACAACTGTACACGACATACAAACttcagaatgtgatcatttgatGATCCTTTTCGACATAcactcaattaaaaacattacaaagacaatatatttaatgttttaccttatctgcttattgtgaatttgatggagcaacacatttcaaacaagttggacaggagcaactaaggactgggaaagttgtggaatgttccataaacacctgtttggaacattccacaggtaaaccgattctttggtaacaggtgacagacACTTACCCCAGAAGTGAGACGGCCCAGACAATGAAGGACCAACCCCAGGTATCCCTGCATAATTCACCGCCTCTTCCCACACCTGGTTGGGTAGTGGTGGAGGAGGTACAACAAGGTCCTgccctcccaccccctccagGACAGGGACATGTGGCTGAGGAGACACATCGCACTGCGGCGGCCCATTCTGTGCCGCCGGTGGTGGTGGGTCTGCAGGACTCTGTGCGTCTTGAGGAGTCTCTGGAGGGGTGGTCTGAATACACAGTGCGGCATTGGGCGTGAGGCCGAGAGAGTGCAGCGAGCAAGCAAGCTCTGCCTCCCCGAAGCGTTTCCGCGGGAAACcctggaggagggagaaggagggtaGGGAGGGGTGACGTCCGGCGATGTGCTCCACGACGCTGCGCAGAGGAGCGTCGGCTGGGAAGCGCTCACGCATGGACTCACCGGATGGCAGCCGAAtctgcaacagaaaacatggGGTTTAAACACC
It includes:
- the LOC139346504 gene encoding uncharacterized protein isoform X2 produces the protein MSSAASPTIGELFLILSEMGFTEEQIQAAVQAGHFSVPDAAEWLLQGQYPRHRLVKQSSQPAETAFSAFNPPKEAASTSDTHTSPPDSRASPSLVLRPSQSCTLSPEPLPVESRIKQDKSDFEEQQRQRVAQEARAERKKKKQERELVLKRIAEDRRSLQEKIQTSASTEASPPSAQGQKLGGKIQTNVDNNCVLMIRLPSGESMRERFPADAPLRSVVEHIAGRHPSLPSFSLLQGFPRKRFGEAELACSLHSLGLTPNAALCIQTTPPETPQDAQSPADPPPPAAQNGPPQCDVSPQPHVPVLEGVGGQDLVVPPPPLPNQVWEEAVNYAGIPGVGPSLSGPSHFWGRGQRLVPGDAEEAAGIDIDDEQEGEEEPPHMLSGMPRLPFFPENRFRGEFEPRHHWPEQGNRLREAPEEVPAEPEDVGGRVAPVAAGLAAVERLHRAAQQEDPRASQGQPSPPKRPFRTPSVPSLCALATRATVHLMTAPSMQYSSSLACLTPELAELLLNHMSRERLLRPRTLELFFGCPLQKFVLNCYPYSTNELLRQLRAFAALKHLSLVNSPLITDSGLSILSSLVKLQYLNLASCSKLTDSCLQHITGLKNLCFLSLDQTKVTDAGMVLYLQSAPSCLSQLGLNQTAVTEATLVVLPTCVPQLRLLSIKQTKVRDVSALAELSSLQTLNLDGTGVTESSLEHLASHPALSSLSLAGIPVADGNQALQIISGLRLTQLTLPGRHSVTDSGLSFLSRLSLLSELDLTDYTQVTDQGVSQLSTMNRLKKLLLSNTQVTDAGLPSLRGLQELQELCLDRTAVSSRGVAELITCLPHLQVLGLACTRVGDTVVRRGLIHCNQLVKLNLSHTRITDHGLKFLKHMHLAQVNLDCTGVSLIGIANLLSFTNISSIRASNTRIVPPDEVSDEEWEAQ
- the LOC139346504 gene encoding uncharacterized protein isoform X1, yielding MSSAASPTIGELFLILSEMGFTEEQIQAAVQAGHFSVPDAAEWLLQGQYPRHRLVKQSSQPAETAFSAFNPPKEAASTSDTHTSPPDSRGISTDASPSLVLRPSQSCTLSPEPLPVESRIKQDKSDFEEQQRQRVAQEARAERKKKKQERELVLKRIAEDRRSLQEKIQTSASTEASPPSAQGQKLGGKIQTNVDNNCVLMIRLPSGESMRERFPADAPLRSVVEHIAGRHPSLPSFSLLQGFPRKRFGEAELACSLHSLGLTPNAALCIQTTPPETPQDAQSPADPPPPAAQNGPPQCDVSPQPHVPVLEGVGGQDLVVPPPPLPNQVWEEAVNYAGIPGVGPSLSGPSHFWGRGQRLVPGDAEEAAGIDIDDEQEGEEEPPHMLSGMPRLPFFPENRFRGEFEPRHHWPEQGNRLREAPEEVPAEPEDVGGRVAPVAAGLAAVERLHRAAQQEDPRASQGQPSPPKRPFRTPSVPSLCALATRATVHLMTAPSMQYSSSLACLTPELAELLLNHMSRERLLRPRTLELFFGCPLQKFVLNCYPYSTNELLRQLRAFAALKHLSLVNSPLITDSGLSILSSLVKLQYLNLASCSKLTDSCLQHITGLKNLCFLSLDQTKVTDAGMVLYLQSAPSCLSQLGLNQTAVTEATLVVLPTCVPQLRLLSIKQTKVRDVSALAELSSLQTLNLDGTGVTESSLEHLASHPALSSLSLAGIPVADGNQALQIISGLRLTQLTLPGRHSVTDSGLSFLSRLSLLSELDLTDYTQVTDQGVSQLSTMNRLKKLLLSNTQVTDAGLPSLRGLQELQELCLDRTAVSSRGVAELITCLPHLQVLGLACTRVGDTVVRRGLIHCNQLVKLNLSHTRITDHGLKFLKHMHLAQVNLDCTGVSLIGIANLLSFTNISSIRASNTRIVPPDEVSDEEWEAQ